ATCGTGGCGATCTTCATCTCGCTGCTGGTCTTCCTGCCGCTGATGGGAGCCCTGATGAGCGGCTTCATGCGCCAGATCGCCGCCCGCATCGCGGCGATGTAGCGCGGCGCATGGAGCACTACGCGGCCGCCTCTCAGGTCTATGCCGGAGGCCTGATCTTCGCCCGCATCGGCGCGATGATCATGCTGCTGCCCGGGTTCGGCGACGCCACCGTGCCGCCGCGTATCCGGCTGGCCTTCGCCTTCCTGATGGCCCTCATGCTGATGCCGGTGATCGCCAAGGGCCTGCCGGTTCCGGGCACGGTCTCGGGGGTCGGCACGGCGGTGATCAAGGAGGTGCTGATCGGGCTGATGATCGGCGCCATCCTGCGGCTCTTCATGTCGTCCCTGGCGGCGGCCGGCGAGATCATCTCGATCCAGACCACGCTCGCCTTCGCCCAGACCGCCGCGCCGGGCCAGGCCGCGCCGTCGACGACGCTCGGCACCTTCCTCGGCCTGATCGGGATCACCCTGATCATGACCACCGACCTGCACCACATGTTCCTGGCCGGGATCGTGCGCTCCTACACTCTGTTCCCGTTCTCCCGCGACGTGCCGGTGGCCGACGCCGCCCAGCTCGCCATCCAGACGGTGGCGGGCTCCTTCAAGCTCGGCCTGCAGCTTGCCGCCCCGGTGGTGGTGTTCTCGCTGATCTTCAACATCGCCGCGGGCCTGGTCGGCCGGGTGATGCCGCAGTTCCAGGTGTTCTTCGTGGCCACGCCCCTGATGGTGCTGTTCGGCCTCTCGCTCTTCGCCCTTAGCCTGGGCACCATCGGCATGGTCTGGGTCAGCCGCTATCGCGAGCTGATCAGCCTGTTCGCGGCGGGCTGACATGGCCGAAGAGAACGACGCAGCCTCGAAAACAGAAGAGCCGACACCCGGCAAGCTTCAGAAGGCCCGCGAGAAGGGCGATGTCGTCAAGACGCCGGATCTCGCCATGCTGGCCTCGTTCGCGGGGGCCGCCGGCGTGCTGGCCGTCGCCGGCGGCTGGATGTCGAACAACCTGGCCAACGAGCTGCTGCCCTTCATCGCCCATCCGCATGACATGAGGCTTGAAGGCGGCGGCGGGGTCGAGATCGCCCGCCATAGCATGATGGCCGCCGCCCCGATCCTGCTGGCCGTGCTGGTGGTGGCGGCCCTGCTGGGGGCCGGCGGGAACCTGGTCCAGACGGGCTTCATGTACAGCCCCGAAAAGCTCAAGCCCGACTGGAAGAAGGTCTCGCCGATGGGCGGACTGAAGCGGATGCTGGGCCCCGACGGGCTGATGCAGTTCTTCAAGTCGCTGGTGAAGATCCTGATGGTGGCCTGGGTCGGCTATGTGGTGGTCAAGCCCTACGTCCACCCGATGCAGGAGCTGTCGGCCTTGGACCCGACGTCGATCCTGCCCCTCGTCATCGAGATCCTCCGCAAGCTGGTCTTCGCCGTGGCCGGGCTGATGCTGGTCATCGCGGGCTTCGACTGGTTCTGGCAGCGCCAGCGCTTCATGAAGAAGATGATGATGACCAAGGAGGAGTTGAAGGAGGAGTTCAAGAACACCGAGGGCGATCCCCACATCAAGGCCAAGCGACGCCAGATTCAGATCCAGCGCTCGCGCCGCCGGATGATGGCCGCGGTGCCGACCGCCACCATGGTGATCATGAACCCGACCCACTACGCGGTGGCCCTCAAGTACGAGCCCGGCGAGACCGCCGCCCCCCAGTGCGTCGCCAAGGGCATGGACGCCGTGGCGCTCAAGATCCGCGCCCTGGCCGAGGAGGCCGGCGTGCCGGTCATCGAGGACGCGCCCCTGGCGCGCGCCCTCTACGCCGCCGTCGAGCTCGACGACTTCATCCCCGCCACCCACTACGAAGCCGTGGCCAAGCTGATCGGCTTCATCATGCAGACGGGACGACGCGCCGCCGGCGCGGCCTAACCCCGAAAAAACACTACGGATTCGTGAGAGTATCGCTGTGAGTGATTCGTCGGGGGCCGTGGCCTCCTCAGTCAACCGGGGCCGCCCCATGGCCAAGTCAACGACCCGCGAAGGTGCGCGGCGCCGCTTCGACCCCTTGATGGGGTTCGCGGCCGTGTGCTTCCTCGCGGCCGTGGGCTTCGCCGCGGTGCCGGCCTTCAACGCCGGGGCTTCCACCCGGGCCGGCGTGATGCTGCTGGTCGGCCTCTTCGGCGTGGCGTGCCTGGGTCTGTTCGCGCTGCGCAACGCCGTCGAGGCGAACCCGGAGAGCGAACCCGGCGTCGACACCCTGATCGACGCCTTGCCCGAACCCGCCGCCATCGCCGCGGCCGACGGCCGCATCCACGCGGCGAACGCCCCCTGGCGCGCGGCCCTGGGCGCGGCCCAGCGCCTGCCCAAGGGCGGGCCCTCCGCGGCCAGCCTGTTCTCGGCGCTCACCGCCGCGCGGCGGGGCGAGACCGGCCGGGCGGCCATCCGCACCAACGGCTCGGAACATGCCGCCACCGTCTCGCCTCTGGGCGAGCGCCGATTCCTGGTGCGCCTGGACGACCGGCCGCCCGAGACCCTGGCCCTGCCGGCCGGCGCCATGGAGGTGCTGACCGCCTTCAACACCGCCAAGCCGCCGCCGCCCAAGGTGCTGGACGCCTTCGCCGCCGCCTCGCCGTTCGGCGCGGCCCTGCTTGAGGGCGAGGATCCCTTCGCCGCCACCATCGTCGAGGCCAATCACAGTCTGGCGGCCGTGGCCGGCGACGGACGGGCCGGCGAAGTGTTCGGCGAGCTGATCGAGCCGTCGTCGCGGATCGACGCGGCCCAGAAGCTGAAGGACGGCCATGTGGGCGCCCTGGAGGTCCGGCTGGCCCGCGACCCGGCCAAGATCGCCCATCTCTATCTCTCCAAGAGCGACGGCCGCTGGGTGGCCTATCTGGTCGACGTCTCCGAGCAGAAGCAGATCGAGCTGCAGCTCTCCCAGAGCCAGAAGATGCAGGCCATCGGCCAGCTGGCCGGCGGCGTGGCCCATGACTTCAACAACCTGCTGACCGCCATCTTCATGCAGCTCGACGTGCTGGCCGCCCGCCATCCGGTGGGCGACCCGTCCTATGAAGGCCTGAACGAGATCAAATCGACCTCGGCGCGCGCCGCCGACCTGGTGCGCAAGCTGCTGGCCTTCTCGCGCAAGCAGACCGTCCAGCGCGAGACCCTGGACCTGGGCGAGCTGATCAGCGAGTCCGAGGTGCTGCTGCGCCGGGTGCTCTACGAGGACGTGAAGCTCGAGACCGAGTACGGCCGCAACCTGCCGCACGTCCGCGCCGACCGCAGCCAGATCGAGACCGCGGTCATGAACCTGGCCGTCAATGCCCGCGACGCCGTGCGGGCCCATGGCGGCGGCGTGGTCACCATCCGGCTGGCCCGGGTGACGCAGGAGGAGGCCGCCGGCCTCGGCTATCCCGCCGCCGAGGGCGACCAGGCCCTGATCGAGGTTTCTGACGACGGCCCCGGCATCCCGCCCGACGTGATGGACAAGATCTTCGACCCCTTCTTCACCACCAAGCCGGTGGGCGAGGGGACGGGGCTGGGCCTCGCCACCGTCTACGGCATCGTCAAGCAGTCGGACGGCTGGATCAGCGTAGACTCCAAGCCGGGGGAGGGCGCGGCCTTCCGCATCTTCCTGCCGGTCCACGTGCCCTCGGCCGCCGCTCCGGCGCTGACGCCGG
This genomic stretch from Phenylobacterium sp. LH3H17 harbors:
- the flhB gene encoding flagellar biosynthesis protein FlhB, producing the protein MAEENDAASKTEEPTPGKLQKAREKGDVVKTPDLAMLASFAGAAGVLAVAGGWMSNNLANELLPFIAHPHDMRLEGGGGVEIARHSMMAAAPILLAVLVVAALLGAGGNLVQTGFMYSPEKLKPDWKKVSPMGGLKRMLGPDGLMQFFKSLVKILMVAWVGYVVVKPYVHPMQELSALDPTSILPLVIEILRKLVFAVAGLMLVIAGFDWFWQRQRFMKKMMMTKEELKEEFKNTEGDPHIKAKRRQIQIQRSRRRMMAAVPTATMVIMNPTHYAVALKYEPGETAAPQCVAKGMDAVALKIRALAEEAGVPVIEDAPLARALYAAVELDDFIPATHYEAVAKLIGFIMQTGRRAAGAA
- the fliR gene encoding flagellar biosynthetic protein FliR, whose protein sequence is MEHYAAASQVYAGGLIFARIGAMIMLLPGFGDATVPPRIRLAFAFLMALMLMPVIAKGLPVPGTVSGVGTAVIKEVLIGLMIGAILRLFMSSLAAAGEIISIQTTLAFAQTAAPGQAAPSTTLGTFLGLIGITLIMTTDLHHMFLAGIVRSYTLFPFSRDVPVADAAQLAIQTVAGSFKLGLQLAAPVVVFSLIFNIAAGLVGRVMPQFQVFFVATPLMVLFGLSLFALSLGTIGMVWVSRYRELISLFAAG
- the cckA gene encoding cell cycle histidine kinase CckA; this encodes MAKSTTREGARRRFDPLMGFAAVCFLAAVGFAAVPAFNAGASTRAGVMLLVGLFGVACLGLFALRNAVEANPESEPGVDTLIDALPEPAAIAAADGRIHAANAPWRAALGAAQRLPKGGPSAASLFSALTAARRGETGRAAIRTNGSEHAATVSPLGERRFLVRLDDRPPETLALPAGAMEVLTAFNTAKPPPPKVLDAFAAASPFGAALLEGEDPFAATIVEANHSLAAVAGDGRAGEVFGELIEPSSRIDAAQKLKDGHVGALEVRLARDPAKIAHLYLSKSDGRWVAYLVDVSEQKQIELQLSQSQKMQAIGQLAGGVAHDFNNLLTAIFMQLDVLAARHPVGDPSYEGLNEIKSTSARAADLVRKLLAFSRKQTVQRETLDLGELISESEVLLRRVLYEDVKLETEYGRNLPHVRADRSQIETAVMNLAVNARDAVRAHGGGVVTIRLARVTQEEAAGLGYPAAEGDQALIEVSDDGPGIPPDVMDKIFDPFFTTKPVGEGTGLGLATVYGIVKQSDGWISVDSKPGEGAAFRIFLPVHVPSAAAPALTPVVKAPPKARDLSGAGRILFVEDEDAVRGVAAKLLRARGYEVIEAASGEEALELAEQHAGSIDLMISDVVMPGMQGPDLLKQARVFLCGAPVMFISGYAEAEFSNLLEGEENISFLPKPIDIKMLAERVKQELQKAA